The following proteins are co-located in the Pyricularia oryzae 70-15 chromosome 1, whole genome shotgun sequence genome:
- a CDS encoding tetrahydroxynaphthalene reductase translates to MPAVTQPRGESKYDAIPGPLGPQSASLEGKVALVTGAGRGIGREMAMELGRRGCKVIVNYANSTESAEEVVAAIKKNGSDAACVKANVGVVEDIVRMFEEAVKIFGKLDIVCSNSGVVSFGHVKDVTPEEFDRVFTINTRGQFFVAREAYKHLEIGGRLILMGSITGQAKAVPKHAVYSGSKGAIETFARCMAIDMADKKITVNVVAPGGIKTDMYHAVCREYIPNGENLSNEEVDEYAASAWSPLHRVGLPIDIARVVCFLASNDGGWVTGKVIGIDGGACM, encoded by the exons ATGCCTGCCGTCACTCAACCCCGCGGCGAGAGCAAGTATGACGCGATCCCAGGCCCCTTGGGTCCTCAGTCAGCCTCTCTTGAGGGCAAGGTTGCCCTCGTGACTGGCGCTG GCCGTGGTATCGGCAGGGAAATGGCCATGGAGCTCGGTCGTCGTGGCTGCAAGGTCATTGTCAACTACGCCAACAGCACCGAGTCCGCCGAGGAGGTCGTCGCCGCCATCAAGAAGAACGGCTCTGACGCTGCCTGCGTCAAGGCCAACGTTGGTGTCGTCGAGGACATCGTCAGGATGTTCGAGGAGGCCGTCAAGATCTTTGGCAAGCTCGACATCGTTTGCTCCAACAGCGGCGTCGTCTCCTTCGGCCACGTCAAGGACGTCACCCCTGAGGAATTTGACCGTGTCTTTACCATCAACACCCGTGGCCAGTTCTTTGTCGCCCGCGAGGCCTACAAGCACCTCGAGATTGGTGGTCGCCTGATTCTGATGGGCTCCATCACTGGCCAg GCCAAGGCTGTGCCCAAGCACGCCGTCTACTCAGGATCAAAGGGTGCCATCGAGACATTTGCTCGCTGCATGGCTATCG ACATGGCCGACAAGAAGATTACTGTTAATGTGGTTGCTCCTGGTGGTATCAAGACCGATATGTACCATGCAGTCTGCAGGGAATACATTCCAAACGGCGAGAATCTCTCCAACGAGGAGGTTGACGAG TATGCCGCGAGCGCTTGGAGCCCTCTACATCGTGTG GGCCTGCCGATCGATATTGCCCGTGTGGTCTGCTTTCTGGCCTCGAACGATGGCGGCTGGGT CACTGGGAAAGTGATCGGTATCGACGGCGGTGCTTGCATGTAA
- a CDS encoding cell surface protein yields the protein MKTQSAIILALSATVSAHGVVVKMLGENGVEMPGLTVADGTPRDCTSNGCGSQADTAIIRDREIRQGGSPLGRTQGGGPVDAAVMIRNFMGEGEAPSSNATGVGEEDNIPSNVGAGRGASRGASRFAAATRGRSIALEEDDEETEDIPPVSSSNFVARQLGNLFKGLGGLGGGGGVKALGGPETMVKATLGEGASSGLPTVGKDGIIKMTFRQINQDGAGPMSADVDGTSGGTKADAFQQAEVVKDVPGLGIQGLSLATATEFPLEVKMPAGTTCEATVAGVKNVCVVRVRNGAAAGPFGGSAAFTQSPEARKRAIAYRLRKRMSLDNRN from the exons ATGAAGACTCAGTCCGCGATCATTCTTGCGCTCAGCGCAACCGTCTCCGCCCACGGTGTGGTGGTCAAGATGCTTGGTGAGAATGGAGTCGAGATGCCCGGTCTTACAG TTGCCGATGGCACTCCTCGTGACTGCACCAGCAACGGCTGTGGCTCTCAGGCCGATACTGCTATCATTCGCGACAGGGAGATCCGACAGGGCGGATCGCCTCTCGGCCGTACCCAGGGAGGCGGTCCCGTCGATGCCGCTGTCATGATCAGGAACTTCATGGGCGAGGGTGAAGCGCCTTCTAGCAACGCCACCGGTGTCGGTGAGGAGGACAACATCCCGTCAAACGTCGGGGCTGGCAGAGGTGCTTCCAGGGGTGCTTCGAGGTTTGCTGCCGCCACCCGTGGCAGGTCTATCGCCCtcgaggaggatgatgagGAGACCGAGGATATTCCGCCCGTTTCGAGCAGCAACTTTGTCGCCCGCCAGCTTGGCAACCTCTTCAAGGGTCTGGGCGGTCTcggaggcggcggtggcgtcaAGGCCCTGGGCGGCCCTGAGACCATGGTCAAGGCCACCTTGGGCGAGGGGGCCAGCTCCGGTCTGCCGACAGTCGGCAAGGACGGCATCATCAAGATGACGTTCCGCCAGATCAACCAGGATGGCGCAGGTCCCATGAGCGCCGATGTCGATGGCACCTCGGGTGGTACCAAGGCCGATGCTTTCCAACAAGCCGAGGTCGTCAAGGATGTCCCGGGCCTTGGTATCCAGGGTCTGAGCTTGGCCACCGCCACCGAGTTCCCGCTTGAGGTCAAGATGCCTGCCGGCACGACCTGCGAGGCTACCGTCGCCGGTGTCAAGAACGTCTGCGTGGTCCGCGTCCGCAACGGTGCTGCTGCCGGTCCCTTCGGTGGCAGCGCTGCCTTTACCCAGAGCCCTGAAGCCCGCAAGCGTGCCATCGCCTACAGGCTCCGCAAGCGCATGTCGCTGGACAACCGCAACTAA